In the genome of Pagrus major chromosome 17, Pma_NU_1.0, the window CTAGTAACTTTGTGTTACTGTAATGTATAAAaccaaaatcatattttaatatgtagttaaaaatatattacatattattttaATCTTTCCAAACTTAATGCCTAAAAGATTtagtattttaattttgtttacatcactgAAAACTGGAAACATCGCAGGCTTCCGGGAAGTCGTCGCATGACTTGATGACGTAGATCTTATGCGTCCGAGAGGAAAGTCAGGAACCAACTTCGCCAACTAGCAGGTAATTCAAATTAAATACAAGCGTGAGCGAATGTTAACGTGGGCTACTGCAAacacaaaatgcattaaatgtaGTTTATTATGACCACAGTAGCTAAGTGCTACAGTGATGTAGCCAATTATAGATTTTGACTACCACTAAAGTTGGCCGGTTGACGTTAGCAAGGCCAGctagcagctaaatgctaaggtgtagctagctgttagcagaAGGAGCCACTTGTTGCAACATGACAGTTGAGTTTGAGACGCTAAACAGCAGCTTTATCgtactgttgttgtttctttagACTTGTTTATTTTCAGCAGTAAAGTCTGGAGCACCTATTAACGTTTTGTTTTAACCAAACACTCGTCCCTGCTTTGATACCAGctgtcacatttttatttcaaccaGACATTCCGGTTTACCTTTCATAGTCCAGCTGAGCCAACGTGTAGACATTAAATTAACCTCATATGAACTGTTCTGACTCGATAGGTTTTGAGCCTTGTGCTGGCCATGGGGGACATGAAGACCCCAGACTTTGATGACTTGCTGGCAGCTTTTGACATTCCTGACATTGATGCCAAAGAAGCTATTCAGTCAAGTCCAGAGGAGGAACGAGATGAGGCGGGGGCTAATGCAGATGAGATGACAGAGAGTGGATCTCCTTCATGCTTTCCCTGTCCTCCTGCTTTACATAGTGACCCTCCCGTGGTCAGTGTTATTGTAAAGAACACAGTGCGGTCTGAGTCttttgaggaggaggaggaggaagagaagtcTAACAGAGATAAAACAGACAATCCTTCAAGCAGTGGCTTAAACTCTCAGGTTCAGGTCAAGCTTGGTGACCTCACATCACAGCTTGGCCCCAAAACTCCTGCTGATGTCTCTGTGGAGCCCCAGATTGCCAATGGCATCGAGGGATCTGTTGCTAGGGATCAGGGACAGTCCGACGCAGAGCCATGGCCCCGTCGTTCACCACTGAGGTCCACAGTGAATGAGGACGATAAAGGAGCTGAGGTTGGATCGGCCCAGCAAACGACAGATGTCATAAACACTTTGAAGCCCCTCCTCTACCCTCAGTCTTCACCTAGTGCCGGTCCCAACCCctcaactcctccctcaccaCACTCTGTCAGCCCTCACCTTTCTCCTCGTTCTCCTCTGAAGGAGGAAACTCATCTCCCCAGTAATCCATCATCCCCTTTGCCACAAAACGGTAGCATCAAGGCTGGAATTAAGCGTGTTATGCACTCAGATGACGATGACTCAGAGCCAGACCTGGTGATCCAGGAGAGCCCAGAATCTGTGATGTCCTCCCCTCCCCAATTTAAACGCAGAGCAAAAGTAAGGCGCCCTGAGATGTTCGGGTCTCCTGAAACCTCTTCTTGCCTTGTTTCTGATCAttctcatctctcctctgtggCACATGAAAAACCTAAACCTCAACCGGAGGACGAGAGATTGCCTACAACCCAGAGTTCTCCTTCCAAAGCTCCACAGCTGCACTGCAACCCCTCTGTCAGTATGGACTCTGCATCAGTCAAAGAGGAGAAATACCCAGAGCATGTGATTGATGAGAGAGACTCACCTGAGAGTCCACCGCCCAGTGAGACAGGCCTTTTAGTCCACAAAAGGAGCCCTGATTTTGCCCAGACTTCAGATCTGTCTGTAAGCCACAAGGAGGAGCTCATGGGAAGTGGGCCCAGAGAAGAAGACAGGCCAGCTGACTCTGAGGAGCTGAGTGAGAAGGTGACTGGAGATGgaggaaatgtaaaaaaggAGAGCTGCGGTGCTGGCACTGAGGCTCCTGTGTCTGATGGAGCTGCAGAGAAAGTTTCACCTCCACTGCGTCCCCTCAAAGTTAAAATCAAAATGCAGAAAGGCAGCATCACAAGGACTGTTAAGGGTGTTGCATCTAAAAGAGGTGGAAGAGCCACTACCAAGGGTGTGATTAGTTCAAAGCCTTCGCCAGAACTCCATAACACAAGATCCAAGAGGGAGTTACCACAGCAATCTCAGATCCCTGCCATGGCGATGCTCAAGGAAGGTGCCCGTACAGTCAGAGACAAAACCGCAGTGGACACCAAGCCGAAAGTTTCCCCCACAGCTGTTAGCATCACCAAATCTGCAGCGCTGCCTTCCATCACTGTCTCCTCTCCCAGAGCTGGCATGGGCGGGATGAACCCTCGCAGCCTGGGCCCAAAAAGTCTGACACTTCCTGCACCGTCACCTCTGCTCCATCCTCAAGGCAGCAGCAGACCGGCCTCCATAGTTAACAGCACAGGGGCAATCATATCCAAGAGTCAGACCAACCTGGTGGAAGCTTTCAACAAGATCCTCAACAATAAGAACCTGCTGCCCTGCTATAAACCAGATCTGAGCTCACCTCTTCCTGCAGAGTGGGGCCTCCCTCTACCTGCACAGGTAATCTGTTAATGTGTACAGGGCAGAAACAATTAGTTAATTGACATTCAAATTAATTGCATTTAGCTGCTAttttgaatttggataaatcatcatttttcatgcaaaaatgccaaacatctACTGTGTCTTATGAGgatttgcttttttccccccctttttaaTGTACCATAGTTCATGgaatattttgggttttttgacTGGATGAACGAGGGGTTTGAATACGGTCTTGTTAATCATAATTTCACGACAGGCTCACAGCATTGTATTACATAGCTCAATTTCATATGAATGTATCAGTATCTAAGATGGATGTTTGACCCCCTGCAGGGTTACCGCTGTTTGGAGTGCGGTGACGCCTTCGCCCTGGAGCAGAGTTTGGCACGGCACTACGCTCGGCGCTCGCTGAGGATCGAAGTGACCTGTAATCACT includes:
- the znf687a gene encoding zinc finger protein 687a isoform X1; the protein is MGDMKTPDFDDLLAAFDIPDIDAKEAIQSSPEEERDEAGANADEMTESGSPSCFPCPPALHSDPPVVSVIVKNTVRSESFEEEEEEEKSNRDKTDNPSSSGLNSQVQVKLGDLTSQLGPKTPADVSVEPQIANGIEGSVARDQGQSDAEPWPRRSPLRSTVNEDDKGAEVGSAQQTTDVINTLKPLLYPQSSPSAGPNPSTPPSPHSVSPHLSPRSPLKEETHLPSNPSSPLPQNGSIKAGIKRVMHSDDDDSEPDLVIQESPESVMSSPPQFKRRAKVRRPEMFGSPETSSCLVSDHSHLSSVAHEKPKPQPEDERLPTTQSSPSKAPQLHCNPSVSMDSASVKEEKYPEHVIDERDSPESPPPSETGLLVHKRSPDFAQTSDLSVSHKEELMGSGPREEDRPADSEELSEKVTGDGGNVKKESCGAGTEAPVSDGAAEKVSPPLRPLKVKIKMQKGSITRTVKGVASKRGGRATTKGVISSKPSPELHNTRSKRELPQQSQIPAMAMLKEGARTVRDKTAVDTKPKVSPTAVSITKSAALPSITVSSPRAGMGGMNPRSLGPKSLTLPAPSPLLHPQGSSRPASIVNSTGAIISKSQTNLVEAFNKILNNKNLLPCYKPDLSSPLPAEWGLPLPAQGYRCLECGDAFALEQSLARHYARRSLRIEVTCNHCAKRLAFFNKCSLLLHAREHKEKGLIMQCSHLVMKPVPLEQMIGQKESAAAGSSLLGQAATNPTPQPHKATSNKKAETLQYNSNKCPECQAQFSSKEEVAEHFQEIKPAQTTSCTECSPPMLLSNSCSAAAHQRIHQGLSPHVCPECGGTAEPPRFQTHLDETCLHFARRIGYRCSSCLVVFGGLNSVKSHIQQAHCDMFHKCPSCPMAFKSAPSIQNHISAQHPTLTDGQTMSIYKCVMCDTVFTNKSLLHIHFDTHLTNQKVHVFKCSECTKLFSQRNSLLDHFKTHKTSVLQELPSPPAAASRSRPSLKLESSDGEERMDEGKEEKVKTESIKAPSGWKCAPCHARYADREDYIHHMAEQHGKTLKKFPCNKCESSFTTTSSLRRHIRDKHKGTNRGFRCQFCSESKKTFSSRAMLERHIQLRHSVDTESQDTLMGGRDEADSSSEQDSSLGARPRRRGAVKMEQDEESIDGVSPVKKSSSSAPAPYSAPESGFRCAPCGFTTEDQAAFLEHIIQHRRGATEGGGQQCLQCGACFTSTSSLSRHRFITHKVRNAFTDSQQSLSVPAPSIGNNRNHDDKNSLDDSAPGSPSSQGTEEEGKLACKVCRKKFEKASDLNTHFRTHGMAFIIARNAGKTT
- the znf687a gene encoding zinc finger protein 687a isoform X2, coding for MGDMKTPDFDDLLAAFDIPDIDAKEAIQSSPEEERDEAGANADEMTESGSPSCFPCPPALHSDPPVVSVIVKNTVRSESFEEEEEEEKSNRDKTDNPSSSGLNSQVQVKLGDLTSQLGPKTPADVSVEPQIANGIEGSVARDQGQSDAEPWPRRSPLRSTVNEDDKGAEVGSAQQTTDVINTLKPLLYPQSSPSAGPNPSTPPSPHSVSPHLSPRSPLKEETHLPSNPSSPLPQNGSIKAGIKRVMHSDDDDSEPDLVIQESPESVMSSPPQFKRRAKVRRPEMFGSPETSSCLVSDHSHLSSVAHEKPKPQPEDERLPTTQSSPSKAPQLHCNPSVSMDSASVKEEKYPEHVIDERDSPESPPPSETGLLVHKRSPDFAQTSDLSVSHKEELMGSGPREEDRPADSEELSEKVTGDGGNVKKESCGAGTEAPVSDGAAEKVSPPLRPLKVKIKMQKGSITRTVKGVASKRGGRATTKGVISSKPSPELHNTRSKRELPQQSQIPAMAMLKEGARTVRDKTAVDTKPKVSPTAVSITKSAALPSITVSSPRAGMGGMNPRSLGPKSLTLPAPSPLLHPQGSSRPASIVNSTGAIISKSQTNLVEAFNKILNNKNLLPCYKPDLSSPLPAEWGLPLPAQGYRCLECGDAFALEQSLARHYARRSLRIEVTCNHCAKRLAFFNKCSLLLHAREHKEKGLIMQCSHLVMKPVPLEQMIGQKESAAAGSSLLGQAATNPTPQPHKATSNKKAETLQYNSNKCPECQAQFSSKEEVAEHFQEIKPAQTTSCTECSPPMLLSNSCSAAAHQRIHQGLSPHVCPECGGTAEPPRFQTHLDETCLHFARRIGYRCSSCLVVFGGLNSVKSHIQQAHCDMFHKCPSCPMAFKSAPSIQNHISAQHPTLTDGQTMSIYKCVMCDTVFTNKSLLHIHFDTHLTNQKVHVFKCSECTKLFSQRNSLLDHFKTHKTSVLQELPSPPAAASRSRPSLKLESSDGEERMDEGKEEKVKTESIKAPSGWKCAPCHARYADREDYIHHMAEQHGKTLKKFPCNKCESSFTTTSSLRRHIRDKHKGTNRGFRCQFCSESKKTFSSRAMLERHIQLRHSVDTESQDTLMMTSTQIFSGHREAEMRPTAPQNRTAVWGLARDEEEQ